In one window of Pieris brassicae chromosome 10, ilPieBrab1.1, whole genome shotgun sequence DNA:
- the LOC123715101 gene encoding cuticle protein 3-like, translating into MKLFTSITAIIAATAASQVYQPEQYNSDVYQSQPALEHGVYTDQSQLNHIYQRPAGEKIARIINYHSENNGHNYHYAYETENGIKAQEVGQVTKGTQAEGAFSYTGDDGQTYTVTYTADENGFRPQGAHLPTPPPIPEAILKSLEQNAKDEANGIVDDGHYREEHSVNQGNLGHGNQGYYDGYQQEYAQAQINEGYH; encoded by the exons ATGAAATTG TTCACATCAATTACCGCCATCATTGCTGCGACAGCGGCCAGCCAAGTCTACCAACCGGAGCAATACAACAGCGATGTCTACCAATCACAGCCCGCGTTGGAGCACGGCGTCTACACTGACCAATCACAGCTGAACCACATATACCAGAGGCCAGCTGGAGAGAAAATAGCGAGGATTATCAACTATCACTCTGAAAACAACGGCCATAATTATCATTATGCGTATGAAACTGAAAATG GTATTAAAGCTCAAGAGGTCGGCCAAGTTACAAAAGGAACTCAGGCGGAAGGTGCGTTCTCCTACACTGGAGACGATGGACAGACATACACGGTGACGTACACCGCTGATGAGAATGGGTTCCGCCCGCAGGGAGCCCATCTGCCTACTCCACCACCCATTCCCGAGGCTATCCTGAAGTCTTTGGAACAGAATGCTAAGGACGAAGCCAATGGTATTGTTGATGATG GTCATTACCGTGAAGAGCATTCAGTCAACCAAGGCAACCTAGGACACGGGAACCAGGGATATTACGACGGTTACCAACAAGAGTATGCGCAAGCGCAGATAAACGAAGGCTACCATTGA
- the LOC123715178 gene encoding cuticle protein 3-like translates to MKLLIIASVIGLCACGAIPYNNYNLPQYNRQYYPERPRASLEKNAAILRSVSDANENGYHFAYDTENGIQAEETGVENNGIQAQGGYSYTGDDGQVYSIRYTADANGFQAQGAHIPTPPPVPEAIAKALQENARDEASGIFDDGSYHSGKYDSGVFAARTYKAQQYVAPAYKPYRF, encoded by the exons ATGAAATTG TTAATCATCGCCTCCGTCATCGGACTGTGCGCGTGCGGCGCTATTCCATACAACAACTACAACCTCCCACAGTACAACCGACAGTACTACCCGGAGAGGCCTAGGGCGTCACTCGAAAAGAACGCAGCCATCCTAAGATCAGTATCAGATGCTAACGAAAATGGCTACCACTTTGCGTACGATACTGAAAATG GCATCCAAGCTGAAGAGACCGGCGTAGAAAACAACGGAATCCAGGCCCAAGGTGGTTACTCATACACTGGTGATGATGGCCAAGTCTACAGCATCAGATATACCGCCGATGCCAATGGATTCCAGGCCCAGGGAGCTCATATCCCAACCCCCCCACCAGTCCCCGAAGCCATCGCTAAGGCTTTACAGGAGAACGCCAGGGATGAAGCCAGCGGCATCTTTGATGACG GTAGCTACCATTCCGGCAAATACGATTCAGGAGTTTTTGCTGCCCGGACATACAAAGCACAACAATATGTTGCCCCTGCCTACAAACCTTACCGCTTCTAA